The sequence below is a genomic window from Streptomyces sp. B21-105.
GCACCCCAAGCATCCCAAGCGTCCATGGTGGCGCCGGGAACGGCGGCATCAGAACCTTCCCCTTCCCCGTCGAGCGCAGCGTCGGCGGCATCGGTATGCAGGTGGGCCCGATGGGGCCCGCGCTCGGCGGCCGCTCCTGGCGCACGGATGCCCCGCCGGACCGCGTGCACCGCATCGACTTCCACGTGGTGATGCTGTTCGACGCCGGCCCCGTCCGCCACATGATCGACTTCACCCGGCACGAGGCGGCGGCCGGCGACGTGCTGTGGATCCGCCCGGGCCAGGTCCACCGCTTCTCGACGTCGAGCGAGTACCGCGGAACCGCCCTGACCATGCAGCCCGGATTCCTGCCGCGCGCCACCGTCGAGGCGACCGGCCTCTACCGCTACGACCTGCCGCCGCTGCTGCATCCCGACGAGGCACAGCTCGCCGGGCTGCGCGCGGCACTGACGTACCTGCGGCGGGAGTACGACGACGGCGCCGAGGGCACCCTGCCGCCGGGCCTGCACGCGGCGGTGCTGCGGCACTCGCTGACGGCGTTCCTGCTGCGGCTCGCGCACCTGGCGGCGAGCGGCGCGGAGGCGGCACGGCGTCAGGCCGACACCACGTTCACGCTGTTCCGGGACGCGGTGGAAAAGGAGTTCGCCGCCAACCACAGTGTCAGCGCCTACGCCGACTCCCTCGGCTACTCCCGGCGCACCCTCGTGCGGGCGGTCCGCGCGGCCACCGGCGAGACGCCCAAGGGATTCATCGACAAGCGGGTCGTCCTGGAGGCGAAACGGCTCCTCGCCCACACGGACCTGCCGGTCGGCCGGGTGGGCGCGGCGGTCGGCTTCCCCGACCCGGCGAACTTCTCCAAGTTCTTCCAACTGCACACCGGCCAGACGCCGGTGGCCTTCCGCGCCGACCAGGGCTGACGGCGGCGGCGGGCGCGAGGGCGGGGGCCTGCGCGTTTCGCGTGCGCGCGGGCAGGACGGCGCCGGGGGCCGGCCTCGGTGTGAGGCCGGCCCCCGGCGCCGTCGAGCCGTCGAGCCGTCGGTCAGTGTTGTCGCCGGGCCGTCGGTCAGTGGCCGAAGGTGAACCAGTTGACGTTCACGAAGTCCGCCGGCTGGCCGCTGGTGAAGGTCAGGTAGACGTCGTGGGTGCCGGTGACGGCGCTGATGTTCGCGGGGATCGTCCGCCAGCTCTGCCAGCCGCCGGTGTTGCCCACCGCGAAGCTGCCGACCGGGGCGGCGCTGCGGCTGTCGAGGCGCACCTCGACCAGTCCGCTGACGCCGCCCGCCGCACCGCCCGCGACCCGGGCGCTGAACTGGGTCGCCGCGGACGAGCCGAACTTCACGCCCTTGTACAGCGCCCAGTCGCCATTGGCGAGGGAGCCGATGTTCTGCCCGCCGCCGCTGTCCGAGGTGGACTCGGTCATCGTGCCCGACTGGCTGTCGTACGACTCGGCCTGGATCGTGCCGTAGGCGTCCCGGGCGCCGGCCGGCGGGGGAGTCGTGGTGCCGCCGCCGGTGCCCGCGGCCTGCAGCACCTGCACGTAGTCGACCACCATCGGACGGCCCGGCTGGGTGTCGCCGTCCAGGCCGCCGCCGAAGGCGTCGGGGAAGGCCCCGCCCATCGCGACGTTCAGGATGACGAAGTAGCCGTGGTTCGTCGCGTTGGTCCACGTCGTCGCGTCGACCTGGTTGGCGGTGACGGTGTGGTAGTTCACGCCGTCGACGTAGAAGCGGATCGCCTCGGGGCTCACCGAGCGGTCCCACTCCATGCTGTAGGTGTGGAAGCCGGACTGGCAGGTCGTGTTGGGACACGCGACGGAGTTGCCGATGCCGGTCGTCTCGTTGCACGGGCCGCCCGGGTTGGTGCCGCAGTGCATCGTCGCCCACACCTTGTTGAGGCCCTGGACGTTCTCCATGATGTCCAGCTCGCCGACGCCCGGCCAGTTCTGGTAGTTGCCCCGGTACGGCGCGCCGAGCGCCCAGAACGCGGGCCAGTAGCCCTCGGCGGCGGTGCCGGTCACGTTCGGCATCTGGATCCGCGCCTCGACGCGCAGTTTGCCGCCGGACGGGGGCTGGAAGTCGGTGCGGTTGGTCTCGATGCGGCCGGACGTCCAGCGGCCGGCGGAGTCGCGCAGCGGGGTGATGCGCAGGTTGCCGTTGCCGTCGAGCGAGACGTTGGCCGTGCTGTTGGTCATCGTCTCGACTTCGCCGGTGCCCCAGTTGGCGGGGCCGCCCGGATACGAAGTGCCGGTGCTGTACTGCCAGTTGGACGGGTTGACGCCGGTTCCGGCGGTGCCGGTGAAGTCGTCGAGGAAGACCTGGGTCCAGCCGGACGGCGGCGTCGGCGCGGAGGCGTTCGCGGGCAGGGTGACGGCCGCGGCGGCCGCCGCCGCCAGACCGAGCGTGCTGAGCACGGCGATGAGCGCGCGTCGCCGTCGAGGGATGCCGGAGGTAGCACTCATGAGGGGGGGCCTCTCGGGTACGGAGTGATGGCGCGGGTGCCTTTCCCAACCTTTGAGAGCGCTCTCAAAGTGCGCCCAATGTGCTCTCCGTCCCGGGGACCGTCAAGACTTGTAGCGAAGAAACTCCTTCCCTGCCAAGGAAGTTCAGGGCGTGAACCACGCAAACGTGTGAAACCGCGCCGCCCGGACCGCAATCGCCGCCCGGAACTGAGGCGCTCCCCGCACCCCGACGGCCTGCGGGCACACCCGGACGCACGAGACGGCGCGGTTGGGTTGCGTGGGTGGGGGAGTCGGTCAGTCTCGGTGGGGTGGTGGCTGGGGGTGCCAGCCCAGGGCTCGGGAGATGCCTCGGGCGGCGAGGCGGACCGCGGGGGCCAGTACCGGGACCTGGGCGTCCGCGTGCGGGACCACGACCGACACGGCGGCGGTCACGTCGCCGTCCGGGCCGCGCACCGGAGCGGCCACCGACAGGGCGTCGTCCGTGACCTGACGGACGCTCACCGCGACGCCCGTGCGCCGCACTTCGGCCAGCGCCCGGCGCAGCCGCGCCGGATCGGTGATGGTGTGGGCCGTGTAGGACGTCAACGGGCTCGCGCAGTAGGCCTCTTGCAGCTCCGTGCTGCCGTGCGCCAGCAGTACGAGGCCGACGCCGGTGACGTGCAGGGGCCAGCGGGCGCCCACCCGGATGTGCACGCCGACCGCGGACCGGCCGGACAGCCACTCGGTGTAGACGACCTCGCTGCCGTCCCGCACCGCCAACTGCACGTTCTCGTGGGTGGCTTCGTACAGGTCCTCCAGATACGGCAGCGCGGCCTGCCGCAGCGCCAGGCCGCGCGGCGCGAGCGCCGCGATCTCCCACAGCCGCAGCCCCACGTGGTACGTCCCGGACCCGTCGCGCTCCAGTGCGCCCCAGTCGGTCAGCGCGGCGACCAGTCGGTGGGCTGTGCTGAGCGTGAGGCCGGCGCGGCGGCTGATGTCGGTGAGGGACAGCGCGGGATGCGTGTGGTCGAACGCCGCCAGCACGGCCAGCAGGCGGTCGGGCGCGGAGCGGGCGTTCGCGGCGAGAGCCG
It includes:
- a CDS encoding helix-turn-helix domain-containing protein → MADTSTPSIPSVHGGAGNGGIRTFPFPVERSVGGIGMQVGPMGPALGGRSWRTDAPPDRVHRIDFHVVMLFDAGPVRHMIDFTRHEAAAGDVLWIRPGQVHRFSTSSEYRGTALTMQPGFLPRATVEATGLYRYDLPPLLHPDEAQLAGLRAALTYLRREYDDGAEGTLPPGLHAAVLRHSLTAFLLRLAHLAASGAEAARRQADTTFTLFRDAVEKEFAANHSVSAYADSLGYSRRTLVRAVRAATGETPKGFIDKRVVLEAKRLLAHTDLPVGRVGAAVGFPDPANFSKFFQLHTGQTPVAFRADQG
- a CDS encoding glycoside hydrolase family 16 protein, which gives rise to MSATSGIPRRRRALIAVLSTLGLAAAAAAAVTLPANASAPTPPSGWTQVFLDDFTGTAGTGVNPSNWQYSTGTSYPGGPANWGTGEVETMTNSTANVSLDGNGNLRITPLRDSAGRWTSGRIETNRTDFQPPSGGKLRVEARIQMPNVTGTAAEGYWPAFWALGAPYRGNYQNWPGVGELDIMENVQGLNKVWATMHCGTNPGGPCNETTGIGNSVACPNTTCQSGFHTYSMEWDRSVSPEAIRFYVDGVNYHTVTANQVDATTWTNATNHGYFVILNVAMGGAFPDAFGGGLDGDTQPGRPMVVDYVQVLQAAGTGGGTTTPPPAGARDAYGTIQAESYDSQSGTMTESTSDSGGGQNIGSLANGDWALYKGVKFGSSAATQFSARVAGGAAGGVSGLVEVRLDSRSAAPVGSFAVGNTGGWQSWRTIPANISAVTGTHDVYLTFTSGQPADFVNVNWFTFGH
- a CDS encoding IclR family transcriptional regulator produces the protein MDRPALAANARSAPDRLLAVLAAFDHTHPALSLTDISRRAGLTLSTAHRLVAALTDWGALERDGSGTYHVGLRLWEIAALAPRGLALRQAALPYLEDLYEATHENVQLAVRDGSEVVYTEWLSGRSAVGVHIRVGARWPLHVTGVGLVLLAHGSTELQEAYCASPLTSYTAHTITDPARLRRALAEVRRTGVAVSVRQVTDDALSVAAPVRGPDGDVTAAVSVVVPHADAQVPVLAPAVRLAARGISRALGWHPQPPPHRD